A stretch of DNA from Gambusia affinis linkage group LG24, SWU_Gaff_1.0, whole genome shotgun sequence:
CCAACAGAATTTGAGAAAATGAATTTTCTTGAAATATGCCGGAATTTAGGCAACAGTTAGTTTCaggaaaacactttttaaaaccagttttagtAAGTTGGTTCCTTACTTTGGTCCCAAATCCACCTGTGGTGCCATCTTTCTTTGGgaatttgcaacaaaatatttcacagagCTAAATCTAAGTCATGACTCTGCTTATGtgatcaaatcaacaaaaatgaGGGAGAGGGTATGGATCAATTTCCAACTTTTGCAAATATTCCTgtcagaaacaataataaaatccaaagcTGAAGGGCCAttccataatttttttctgtctgggtAACCCTTTGAGTACCTGTATACAATCCTTCACAAAATCGTAAGAAAAGCCTTGAATTTAAGTGGTAAACTCAACCAAATTCAGGAACCTTGAGTCAAAGtttaaatcaaaagcaaaaggATCTAGAGaacataaaaccaataaatatttctgaataacTCAAACATCCAAATCTAATATGATAAACGAGTTGGCTGAAACCTGAAGATATAATGTTCCAAATGTCATCATTTGGatataaatcaatattaaaagccctgtaattttccaaaaacaatttttttatgtcctttaGACTTTATCAAGATATAGATTCTAAATACtcacctttttttcttcacataattttacttttagcaGACTTTGCAAGAACTGGATGAacattctgtttatttgttaagaaaatgaaatgagatCTAACTGGGATGGGCGTACGGTGCATTGATTATTTAAGAGGGCTAAAACCTTCTCTTTTGGCAAACTGGCATGACAATCAAATTAGGTATTGAAGAGCGTACTTTACATCTTACCAGTTTATGTTAATAAGTGCTTATTCACATCAATAACCTGCTGCCAGGAGCTCAAGAGCTATAACATCCTAGCTTGTCATCCGTTTTCATTtcaaggtttgtttgttttttttgtttgctttttttacgCTCCTTCACAGACAAAGATTGCGTTTGAGGACTCAGGGGTCCGCCATCCGAAAACCCATGACAATATTTCCCCCCCCACCAACATTACATGGCTTTCAGTGAGGCAGCAAGACTGTTTTGTAAATTCATGGATTTCATCCAGCAGCTGCAATCTGCTTCTACCTGCTGAGATTTCTGCAGGGAAGTGGGATTTTTTACACTGAATACCCATCCACCCCCCCTCATGTCTCTGTGCTGGCTCTCTCAGAGGAAGGAATGAAATCAGCGTGCAGGTAGACGCTGCactcatgcatttatttttgttggagaaatgtgagttttttcttcttcttcttcttcttttcatgcATAATGCTTATGCATGCAGCAGCACGCTCGTTTATCTCTCCCTCCACGATCCGCAACTTTCAACTGTTTTCCCTTCCACCTGTCTTTATGAAGCCTGCCTTTTAAATCCAGTGTTTGTAATAATTCTCTCTCTCATATAGTGTGGATTACCTGTGTGATTGCTTTCCAGGAGAATTCCCCCGCGGAGCATTAGCAACACGGCTCGTCACACTCCCAACCCCCCTCGCCACCCCAACCTTCTCGTTTTTATGTGCCTGCAGATATTAAAGCTATATATGGTGCTGCTACGCTGGAGTCCATTAACTTTTGTCTTATGGCTCCCGTGtgtttgcagaattgttttgcAGAGAGGCTTTAATGAGACTCGGCTGGTGAGGCCTCGGTGATGCATTGGTCATGTCTGCTTAAACACGTGTTGACAGGCTTGTCCTCCACAAGCAGGAttcacctccacacacacacacacacgcacacacacacacagctgtgaaCGGTGACTTGACTGCAGCTGACAGGTTTGATCAAAGCTGATTGAATAGGAGACATGAGGCATGGAGGTGGAGGGGGGGTTGAGGAGAGGACGTCCTACGCCTTCCCCTCGCTCCCACTTTCTCCGCTGCAAATCATATTTGACGGACAATATTGATCACATGGATCTGAGTGATCAATGCTTCAATTTGTTAAAAGGGCAAAATTCAcgtttttaaacaacaaaaagtggAATACAAAACTATGTTTTGCcaaatggaacaaaaacattccaCTTTTAATCTTTCTTAAGTTACATGTCATCATCCAACCTATGTGACAAGAAGTAGACAAGTCTCTGTTCATTCAGGTTTGTGGAAAATATACAGAGATGTGCATTTGCTGCCATCTGGTGAATTTTCAATGCAAGTACATGCCATTGTAACTTCCGCATTATTTCCAGTATGTAGAAATGAAACACTGATAAACATTCTGATGTGTAATAATATCACCAGAcaaatgatgtaaagcactttgaactgccttgttgctgaaatatgctgtacaaatatttttgattggttggttggtctAGGAATCTAACAGCACATGAAGCCTCACCAGGCTgatatgtttttgataaatttcATAGCTGGATGTAGCAGGACGAATGACTCCTGCTCAATGACTGGGAACACCTGCCTCATGAACCGCCAGCAGGGGGTGCTGTGAGTACAAAGGGAGGCTCTTTTACTTGTGACATGGTCACGTTTCAGTGTGAGGCATTTAGCAGTGAGCACAAATCAGCTAACTTCAGTAAGTGTTGCTTCTCCTGCGTTTAGAGCTGCATATGGCCGTTTTCATTCAGCTCGTTTGTGACGCAGAAACAGATGATGTAGAATCTCCTGCTTTGGCTGGGGTTTGGTAGTAACTTCATCTCCCCCACGTGACCATAGCAACGTAGAAGGGGTGTGTATTGTGTGCTCATTACATCCAAATTGTTCAAGTACAGAAATCTTGACTATTTTTTGAAATCACTGGTTTGCTGCTCCTCCTGTTGCTGCTGGGCCAGAAGGAACTCTCTGGTTTGGGTGGAGTTCTTCAGAAGGTCTGGAAGGTGAAAGCTGCTCCTTCCTCTGCACTCAACCATCACATtgatttccatttcttttcgGATAGTGAAGCTGTTGCAGCTCAATGGAGACCCTGCTGTTAGAAAACACTTCAATTTCAAATGCTTTGACCTTCAAATTGCTAGCGTACTGTGGTTAATCAGTCATATATAATTATGAAATCCGTCCGTTAATCTGTAACTCGCTGGTTGACTACAGACACGCTTTTACTGCCGAGTCATAGTTCTCCGATGGACGTAGTGGAGACGTTCCGACTTTCTCCTGAAGCTCTGCTTTCTTTCTGGCTTGTTTTATGATTGCTCCTTTTCTCTTGAGTTCAGAAACTCGACATTCGATTGGTTCTTCAATCTGGAGAAGCGgggttttctcttctttcttttctgtccgctctggtttttattgctcctTTAAAAAGATGGCTGTGCGGCTCTTTGAAGGGAAAGACCACGCAGTCTCTTACCTGCAGTACAGAGTGACGCCCCATGAAATGATCAGCAAAATTATGAGCTACATGGAGCAGAAGGTAGGCCTATGTTATATTTCCTTCATACTCCAATGCTCGTATTTTCTTTGATACTATTACAGAAATAATGAATTGCTTCTTGTCTTCTGTTACTTTTCTCTGTGCCTCATGCTGAGGAACATGTACCACTGGTGAAACATGAGCGCCCTCTAGTGATGCATGGGAGTAGTGTACTACCCAAATCACAGGGCGTTCTAGGGAAAACTGCATGCCTCTTtgcaaggttttttttgttttttgtttttttggtcaatGAAACGTTTACAAtcatcaaatatgttttattaaaagtaaaaaagtaactAGAGTAAATACAAGaatcactttttaaatgagtctactcattaaagaaaataacctATCTCTAACTAACCACTTCTGGTCAGTGTTTTACTGTAGAGGAATTTTGGCCcacttttctttgcagaattgttttaatttcatatttaatggcAGTCAAGAATGAGGGTCCTGTTTTTATAAATCCAACATCATCtcaagtccagactttgactaggccaccaCAGAGTTCATAATATTGTTGTAGTATTGTTAGACAGATATTTTATCTGAGCTTTTGCAGTAAAACAGCATCAAGTTAGAGAACCCTCATCTTTATTCCGTTCAGACACAGCAGCAGTACAAACTGGCCGTGGATGTGGGCTGTGGTCCGGGGAAATGGACAGTCCTTCTGGCTCCTTACTTCACTAGGGTGGTTGGAACGGACATCAGCCAGGCTATGGTAGAAAGAGCGCTAGCCAAAAGCCACCcaccaaacatttcattcaggtgagcaagaaaaaaaacattctaattCATTTAGATGAATTCAAAATGTGTAAGATATAAGAACCAACTTGAGCACCCGGGAGGAATAGTCCAACTTTTGGAGCAGAAAAATATCCCCTTTTCTTTCTCGtatttaaacaaactgaaatgttggAGCACAAACAAGATAACTTGGTCATAAATAATCCTCCAAATGAATCAATGACCACTTAAAAATAGAGCTGCGTACTGTTAAGAACTAAAACAAGCTGGTTTTCTGTAGCTGGATGTTATATTTAGCTACAGTTTAGCATTGGCATGGTCAGCACAGATCAGTATCAATTCTGTTTTGACTGATTTAGAACTGAACTCCAGCATTTAACGTTATCATGTGACAAATTGAACATTCAGCTTCTTTCTACAACGTTAGCACACAGTTGGATTCCTCAGCTTCTGCTAAATAACTAGAACAACGCTCTTTAGCATTCTTTACAGATTTCTGGAAACTTTTTTCCTCGTCTCTCGTATTATCTGACCACAGACATTGCCCTGCAGAGGAGATGCCCTTCGCCTCAGGGGAGGTGGACCTTGTGACAGCCATGACGGCGGCCCACTGGTTCGACCGGCCGCGGTTCCTCCA
This window harbors:
- the LOC122826850 gene encoding putative methyltransferase DDB_G0268948, yielding MIAPFLLSSETRHSIGSSIWRSGVFSSFFSVRSGFYCSFKKMAVRLFEGKDHAVSYLQYRVTPHEMISKIMSYMEQKTQQQYKLAVDVGCGPGKWTVLLAPYFTRVVGTDISQAMVERALAKSHPPNISFRHCPAEEMPFASGEVDLVTAMTAAHWFDRPRFLQEVDRVLRPGGCLALLSYTMDMILEYGEVSKVLNNICQEFYAALLPYRSSYLGPSSRKIYSDMFNSCSYPDKEWTECHPVRRTLPVSGFIGMVETFSSYQQLKQKDPSEADHLSHRILTKLLTAMNVPCPDTEVMVIVNYFGMLACKPSSE